A single genomic interval of Aquisalimonas asiatica harbors:
- a CDS encoding MFS transporter, producing MDTNARPNAVLTVLCGAFTGLVVIVFARLAFGVLLPPMRADLGLTYQQAGTLGTITALGYLLFVLAGGAAAARWGPRRAVVFGLITVGIGFAGLSVATAYPALLALKALLGFGTAFSFAPMVSLLAAWYPEKRGFVIGCMSAGIGVGTLLIGFMVQWLQTLFGDAAWRVSWGLFAAAAAAVAALVIVVVRDPPSTRVAAGERPPSAEKWLIYRHPRMLIVGSVYGLIGLTYIVQAVFMVSFVVESGHPERTAGQLLAMMGLLSVASGPAWGTLSDRWGRGNALLTAMLLVTVATMLPLIDQSLPMFFAHYLIMGCAVNGTFALIQASSTDQVAPRYIPIAFSFATLVFAAGQFVGPAIAGWLIETTGDFRSAFLFTTAGLILGCILTAWIRRFPRELAVGDPPEPTASTARDG from the coding sequence GTGGACACCAACGCCCGCCCTAACGCCGTGCTCACCGTGCTGTGCGGCGCCTTCACGGGATTGGTCGTGATCGTCTTCGCGCGCCTGGCCTTCGGCGTGCTGCTGCCGCCCATGCGGGCCGACCTGGGCCTCACCTACCAGCAGGCGGGCACCCTCGGCACCATCACCGCACTGGGGTACCTGCTGTTCGTGCTTGCCGGGGGTGCCGCCGCCGCGCGCTGGGGGCCACGCCGGGCCGTGGTATTCGGCCTGATCACGGTGGGCATCGGCTTCGCCGGGCTCAGCGTCGCCACGGCCTATCCGGCGCTGCTCGCACTCAAGGCGCTGCTCGGGTTCGGCACCGCCTTCAGTTTCGCCCCCATGGTCTCGCTGCTCGCCGCATGGTATCCGGAGAAGCGCGGCTTCGTCATCGGCTGCATGTCGGCCGGGATCGGCGTGGGCACGCTCCTGATCGGTTTCATGGTGCAGTGGCTGCAGACCCTGTTCGGCGACGCCGCCTGGCGGGTGAGCTGGGGCCTGTTCGCGGCGGCAGCCGCAGCCGTGGCGGCGCTGGTCATCGTGGTGGTCAGGGATCCGCCAAGCACGCGGGTCGCGGCGGGGGAGCGGCCGCCCTCAGCGGAGAAGTGGCTGATCTACCGCCACCCGCGCATGCTCATCGTCGGCAGCGTCTACGGCCTGATCGGGCTGACCTATATCGTGCAGGCGGTGTTCATGGTGAGCTTCGTGGTGGAATCGGGCCACCCGGAGCGGACCGCCGGCCAGCTACTGGCAATGATGGGCCTGCTGTCGGTGGCCTCCGGACCTGCCTGGGGCACACTCTCGGACCGCTGGGGGCGTGGCAATGCCCTGCTGACGGCCATGCTGCTGGTGACCGTCGCCACCATGCTGCCGCTCATTGACCAGAGCCTGCCCATGTTCTTCGCCCACTACCTGATCATGGGCTGCGCCGTGAACGGAACCTTTGCGCTGATCCAGGCGAGCAGCACCGATCAGGTGGCCCCCCGGTACATTCCCATTGCATTCAGCTTCGCCACGCTGGTGTTTGCGGCCGGTCAATTCGTCGGGCCGGCCATCGCCGGGTGGCTGATCGAGACCACGGGCGATTTCCGGTCGGCGTTCCTGTTCACCACGGCCGGGCTGATTCTCGGCTGCATTCTCACCGCATGGATCCGCCGTTTCCCGCGTGAACTGGCGGTCGGAGACCCGCCGGAGCCCACGGCATCCACGGCCCGGGACGGCTGA
- a CDS encoding sulfite exporter TauE/SafE family protein, with translation MELPLSLGEWALASAVILAGSLLQGAIGFGLGMVGAPLLYLIQPALIPGAMVVAGMCLPVLILMRDWRAVHFPDAGWAVVGQVPGAALGGLVLGVVAQDMLGLVFGSLVLLAVVLSLAGGVASPRPPHLFGAGGLAGLMATTTSIGGPPLALAFQRFSGARLRGTLSAVFVPGGVIVLTALALAGHFGLAELIMGVSLLPAIALGFLGSGRVARWLDRDWLRPAVLGVSAAAAVGAILSAL, from the coding sequence GTGGAGTTGCCACTGAGCCTCGGTGAGTGGGCGCTGGCCAGCGCCGTGATTCTGGCCGGGTCGCTGTTGCAGGGCGCCATCGGTTTCGGGCTCGGAATGGTCGGGGCGCCGCTGCTGTACCTGATCCAGCCCGCGCTGATTCCCGGCGCCATGGTGGTGGCGGGCATGTGCCTGCCGGTACTGATTCTCATGCGTGACTGGCGCGCCGTGCATTTTCCCGATGCCGGCTGGGCGGTGGTCGGCCAGGTGCCGGGCGCCGCCCTTGGCGGGCTGGTTCTGGGCGTCGTCGCGCAGGACATGCTGGGGCTGGTGTTCGGGTCACTGGTGCTGCTGGCCGTGGTCCTGAGCCTGGCCGGCGGGGTCGCCAGCCCACGCCCGCCGCACCTGTTCGGGGCCGGGGGGCTTGCCGGGCTGATGGCGACCACCACATCCATTGGCGGCCCGCCCCTGGCCCTGGCGTTTCAGCGTTTCTCCGGCGCCCGGCTGCGCGGCACGCTGTCGGCGGTGTTCGTCCCCGGTGGCGTGATCGTGCTCACGGCCCTGGCGTTGGCCGGTCACTTCGGGCTTGCGGAGCTGATCATGGGAGTCAGTCTGCTGCCCGCCATTGCGCTCGGCTTTCTGGGTTCCGGCCGCGTTGCGCGCTGGCTCGATCGGGACTGGCTGCGCCCGGCGGTGTTGGGCGTCTCGGCCGCGGCCGCCGTGGGCGCAATCCTCAGTGCGCTCTGA
- a CDS encoding circularly permuted type 2 ATP-grasp protein gives MVINWQAYENPGFHDELIDSSGQVRPPARELLTYLDSLSTDEIHERQHAAELAILEMGITFTVYSEGENIDRAWPYDIIPRIIDAATWRRVDAGLRQRVKALNLFIADIYGEQAVIHDGVFPRTLLENSANFRKECVGVRPPQDVWAHICGSDLIRDHEGRFMVLEDNLRVPSGVSYMMENRVLTKRVFGELFENTSIQPVGDYPTKLFDMLAALSPRPMDYPEVVVLTPGIYNSAYFEHSFLAQHMGAEVVEGSDLVVGSDDCVYMRTIDGPRRVDVIYRRIDDLFLDPEVFRKDSVLGVPGLMRAWRKGNVGLANAPGAGVADDKVVYAFVPDFIRYYLNEEPILPNVPTYRCYLEDERQYVLDHLDELVVKPANESGGYGMLIGPTATKKDRKHFARLIRNEPRNYIAQPLIRLSTVPTVVDGSVEPRHVDLRPFILQGDDMYVTPGGLTRVALRKGSTVVNSSQGGGSKDTWIVDNGDA, from the coding sequence ATGGTCATCAACTGGCAGGCGTACGAGAATCCCGGGTTTCACGACGAGCTCATCGATTCCAGCGGCCAGGTCCGCCCCCCCGCGCGGGAACTCCTCACCTACCTCGACTCCCTCAGCACCGACGAAATCCACGAACGCCAGCACGCCGCGGAACTGGCCATCCTGGAGATGGGCATCACCTTCACGGTGTACTCCGAGGGCGAGAACATCGACCGCGCCTGGCCCTACGACATCATCCCGCGGATCATCGATGCCGCCACGTGGCGCCGCGTGGACGCCGGGCTGCGGCAACGGGTGAAGGCGCTGAACCTGTTCATCGCCGATATCTACGGCGAGCAGGCGGTGATCCACGACGGCGTGTTCCCCCGCACCCTGCTCGAGAATTCCGCCAACTTCCGCAAGGAGTGCGTGGGCGTGCGGCCGCCCCAGGACGTGTGGGCCCACATCTGCGGCTCGGACCTGATCCGCGACCATGAAGGCCGCTTCATGGTGCTGGAGGACAACCTGCGGGTGCCGTCGGGCGTCTCCTACATGATGGAGAACCGGGTGCTCACCAAGCGGGTATTCGGCGAGCTGTTCGAGAACACCAGCATCCAGCCCGTGGGCGACTACCCCACCAAGCTGTTCGACATGCTCGCCGCCCTGTCACCCCGCCCCATGGACTACCCCGAGGTGGTGGTGCTGACCCCGGGCATCTACAACTCCGCCTATTTCGAGCACTCGTTCCTGGCCCAGCACATGGGCGCCGAGGTGGTGGAGGGGTCGGACCTGGTGGTGGGCAGCGACGACTGCGTCTACATGCGCACCATCGACGGACCACGGCGCGTGGATGTGATCTACCGCCGCATCGATGACCTGTTCCTGGACCCGGAGGTGTTCCGCAAGGATTCCGTGCTGGGGGTCCCCGGGCTCATGCGCGCCTGGCGCAAGGGCAACGTGGGCCTGGCCAACGCGCCGGGGGCCGGTGTTGCCGATGACAAGGTGGTCTACGCCTTCGTGCCGGACTTCATCCGCTACTACCTCAACGAGGAGCCGATCCTGCCGAACGTGCCCACCTACCGCTGCTACCTGGAGGACGAGCGGCAGTACGTGCTCGACCACCTGGACGAGCTGGTGGTGAAGCCGGCCAACGAGTCGGGGGGCTACGGCATGCTGATCGGGCCCACCGCCACCAAGAAGGACCGCAAGCACTTCGCGCGGCTGATCCGCAACGAACCGCGCAACTACATCGCGCAGCCGCTGATCCGCCTGTCCACAGTGCCCACGGTGGTGGACGGCAGCGTCGAGCCGCGCCACGTGGACTTGCGGCCGTTCATCCTTCAGGGCGACGACATGTACGTCACCCCTGGCGGCCTCACGCGCGTGGCACTGCGCAAGGGCTCCACCGTGGTGAACTCCTCCCAGGGCGGTGGCAGCAAGGATACCTGGATCGTGGACAACGGAGACGCCTGA
- a CDS encoding 3-(methylthio)propionyl-CoA ligase produces MRGLMMDRPLLISQIIEYAASNFPDQEVVSRTVEGELHRYTYRDAARRSRQLAHALQKLGVQKTDRVATVAWNTYRHLEIYYATSGIGAICHTINPRLPADQFTYIVNHAEDQYLFVDLTFVPLLEKLQDHLKGLKGVVIMTDRAHMPETGMSNVHCYEDLIADEPTEFQWPEFDEHTASSLCYTSGTTGNPKGVLYSHRSTVLHSFFVLSVPGLTMDEESAMLPVVPMFHVNAWGVPYFGPMVGAKLVFPGPRLDGESLEELMNSEGVTDAWGVPTVWLGLLKHMRDAGKRFKSLKHVLIGGSAAPRAMLKEFKETYNVEGLQGWGMTEMSPIGTVSLVRPGDQGRSAEEQLDIKCKQGRAVFGVEMKIVDADGNRLPHDGDAFGELLVRGPAILSGYYENPEANAKAFDDEGWFRTGDVAKIDPEGYMEIVDRTKDVIKSGGEWISSIDLENAAVGHPEIAEAAVIAAAHPKWDERPLLVCVRVEGASVDKDGVLEYLSEHVAKWWLPDDVVFVEELPHSATGKLQKARLREDFKDYTLPTA; encoded by the coding sequence ATGCGCGGACTCATGATGGACCGCCCGCTACTCATCTCGCAGATCATCGAATACGCGGCGAGCAACTTCCCGGACCAGGAAGTGGTCTCCCGCACGGTGGAGGGTGAACTGCACCGCTACACCTACCGGGACGCCGCCCGCCGCAGCCGGCAGCTGGCCCACGCGCTGCAGAAGCTGGGCGTGCAGAAGACCGACCGCGTCGCCACGGTAGCCTGGAACACCTACCGCCACCTGGAGATCTACTACGCCACCTCCGGGATCGGCGCCATCTGCCACACCATCAATCCGCGGCTGCCGGCTGACCAGTTCACGTACATCGTCAACCACGCCGAGGACCAGTACCTGTTCGTGGATCTGACGTTCGTCCCGCTGCTGGAGAAGCTGCAGGACCACCTCAAGGGGCTCAAGGGCGTGGTCATCATGACCGACCGCGCGCACATGCCCGAGACCGGCATGAGCAACGTGCACTGCTACGAGGACCTCATCGCCGACGAACCCACCGAGTTCCAGTGGCCGGAGTTCGACGAGCACACCGCCTCGTCCCTGTGCTACACCTCCGGTACCACGGGCAATCCCAAGGGCGTGCTCTACTCGCACCGCTCGACGGTGCTGCATTCGTTCTTCGTGCTCTCGGTGCCGGGCCTGACCATGGACGAAGAGAGCGCCATGCTGCCGGTGGTGCCCATGTTCCACGTCAACGCCTGGGGCGTGCCCTATTTCGGCCCCATGGTGGGCGCCAAGCTGGTGTTCCCGGGGCCGCGTCTGGATGGCGAGAGCCTCGAGGAGCTCATGAACAGCGAGGGCGTCACTGACGCCTGGGGCGTGCCCACGGTCTGGCTCGGTCTGCTCAAGCACATGCGCGATGCCGGCAAGCGCTTCAAGAGCCTCAAGCACGTGCTCATCGGCGGCTCCGCCGCACCACGCGCCATGCTCAAGGAGTTCAAGGAGACCTACAACGTGGAAGGCCTCCAGGGCTGGGGCATGACCGAAATGAGCCCCATCGGCACCGTGTCGCTGGTGCGTCCGGGCGATCAGGGCCGTTCGGCGGAAGAGCAGCTGGACATCAAGTGCAAACAGGGCCGTGCCGTGTTCGGCGTGGAGATGAAGATCGTCGATGCCGACGGCAACCGGCTGCCCCACGACGGCGACGCCTTCGGCGAGCTGCTGGTCCGCGGTCCGGCGATCCTGTCCGGCTATTACGAGAACCCCGAGGCCAACGCCAAGGCGTTCGACGACGAGGGCTGGTTCCGCACCGGGGACGTGGCGAAGATCGACCCCGAGGGGTACATGGAGATCGTCGACCGCACCAAGGACGTGATCAAGTCGGGCGGCGAGTGGATCAGCTCCATCGACCTGGAGAACGCCGCCGTGGGGCACCCGGAGATCGCCGAGGCCGCGGTTATTGCCGCCGCGCATCCGAAGTGGGACGAGCGCCCGCTGCTGGTGTGCGTGCGCGTCGAGGGCGCCAGCGTGGACAAGGACGGCGTGCTGGAGTACCTGAGCGAGCACGTGGCGAAGTGGTGGCTGCCGGACGACGTGGTATTCGTGGAGGAGCTCCCCCACAGCGCCACGGGCAAGCTGCAGAAAGCCCGGCTGCGGGAGGACTTCAAGGACTACACCCTGCCCACTGCGTGA
- the pcaD gene encoding 3-oxoadipate enol-lactonase yields the protein MQFLEHDNGVIHYTLEGPADAPVVMFANSLGTDLRMWDAVAERLRGRYRLLRYDMRGHGLTSVPDGPYTIAGLAEDCVALMDGLGLDRVHFCGLSIGGMVGQQLAGSHGERLHSVILCDTTMRMPEPAMWAERAAQVRADGLDGLVDGAMERWFTPAFLGSTPVAGIRNMFLRTPPEGYAGCCEAIGSMDLEPQVDAIDVPTLVVVGENDPGTPVAASEAIVARIAGAGLEIIPAAAHLPPVEQPEATVAALTRFLDAR from the coding sequence ATGCAGTTTCTGGAACACGACAACGGCGTCATCCATTACACCCTCGAAGGCCCCGCCGATGCGCCGGTGGTGATGTTCGCCAACTCCCTGGGCACCGACCTCCGCATGTGGGATGCCGTCGCCGAACGGCTCCGGGGCCGCTACCGCCTGCTGCGCTACGACATGCGTGGGCACGGGCTGACCTCGGTGCCGGACGGCCCCTACACCATTGCCGGGCTGGCGGAGGACTGCGTGGCGCTCATGGACGGGCTGGGGCTGGACCGGGTGCATTTCTGCGGGCTCTCCATCGGCGGCATGGTCGGCCAGCAGCTGGCCGGCAGCCACGGTGAGCGGCTGCACAGCGTGATCCTGTGCGACACCACCATGCGCATGCCGGAGCCGGCCATGTGGGCCGAGCGCGCCGCCCAGGTGCGGGCCGACGGGCTGGACGGCCTGGTGGACGGTGCCATGGAGCGCTGGTTCACCCCCGCCTTCCTCGGCTCCACCCCCGTTGCCGGCATCCGCAACATGTTCCTGCGCACGCCGCCCGAAGGCTACGCCGGCTGCTGCGAGGCCATCGGCAGCATGGACCTGGAGCCGCAGGTGGACGCCATTGATGTGCCGACGCTGGTGGTGGTCGGCGAGAACGACCCGGGCACGCCGGTGGCGGCTTCCGAGGCCATTGTGGCGCGCATCGCCGGCGCCGGGCTCGAGATCATCCCCGCCGCGGCCCACCTGCCGCCCGTGGAGCAGCCCGAGGCAACGGTCGCTGCCCTGACCCGATTCCTGGACGCCCGTTAG
- a CDS encoding acyl-CoA dehydrogenase family protein yields MTDLDTFRRETREWLEANCPESMRTPMQSDDDACWGGRKWTFKSEDQRLWLERMAERGWTAPDWPTEYGGGGLNKDQHKILRQEMARIQARSPLNSFGVWMIGPAILKFGSEALKRQHLPPIVRGEIRWCQGYSEPGAGSDLAGLQTKAEDKGDHFIVNGQKIWTSYADKADWMFCLVRTNPDAKKQAGISLVLFDMETPGVSTRPITLISGSSPFCETFLDNVRVEKDQVVGEVDQGWTIAKYLLTHEREMIGGFGRTAAGSKTLAEQAVDAVGLDNGRLADDMLRAEVAQWDLDARAFELTAERVSAQAKAGQGVGAASAMLKYYGTELNKRRQELLMALNGTDALYWEGKGSFDGSLPRHWLRSKGNSIEGGTSEIQLNVIAKNILELG; encoded by the coding sequence ATGACGGATCTTGACACCTTCCGCCGCGAGACGCGGGAGTGGCTGGAGGCGAACTGTCCCGAGAGCATGCGCACCCCCATGCAGAGCGACGATGACGCCTGCTGGGGCGGGCGCAAGTGGACGTTCAAGAGCGAGGACCAGCGCCTGTGGCTGGAGCGCATGGCCGAACGCGGCTGGACCGCCCCGGACTGGCCCACGGAATACGGTGGCGGTGGCCTGAACAAGGACCAGCACAAGATCCTGCGCCAGGAGATGGCGCGGATTCAGGCGCGTTCGCCGCTGAACAGCTTCGGCGTGTGGATGATCGGCCCGGCCATTCTGAAGTTCGGCTCCGAGGCGCTGAAACGCCAGCACCTGCCGCCCATCGTCCGTGGCGAGATCCGCTGGTGCCAGGGATACAGCGAGCCCGGCGCTGGCTCCGACCTGGCCGGCTTGCAGACGAAGGCGGAGGACAAGGGCGATCACTTCATCGTCAACGGCCAGAAGATCTGGACCTCCTACGCCGACAAGGCGGACTGGATGTTCTGCCTGGTGCGCACCAACCCGGATGCCAAGAAGCAGGCGGGCATCAGCCTGGTGCTGTTCGACATGGAAACGCCGGGCGTGAGCACCCGGCCCATCACCCTCATCTCCGGCAGCTCGCCCTTCTGCGAGACGTTCCTGGACAACGTCCGCGTGGAGAAGGACCAGGTGGTCGGCGAGGTGGATCAGGGCTGGACCATCGCCAAGTACCTGCTTACCCACGAGCGCGAGATGATCGGCGGCTTCGGCCGTACGGCTGCCGGCAGCAAGACGCTGGCCGAGCAGGCCGTGGACGCCGTCGGCCTGGACAACGGCCGGCTGGCCGACGACATGCTGCGCGCCGAGGTGGCCCAGTGGGATCTGGACGCCCGGGCCTTCGAGCTGACCGCCGAGCGGGTCTCCGCCCAGGCCAAGGCCGGCCAGGGTGTGGGTGCGGCCTCGGCCATGCTCAAGTACTACGGCACCGAGCTGAACAAGCGCCGGCAGGAGCTGCTCATGGCGCTGAACGGCACCGACGCCCTGTACTGGGAAGGCAAGGGCAGTTTTGACGGGTCCCTGCCGCGGCACTGGCTGCGATCCAAGGGTAATTCCATCGAGGGCGGCACGTCGGAGATCCAGCTCAACGTGATCGCAAAGAACATCCTGGAGCTTGGCTGA
- the ubiG gene encoding bifunctional 2-polyprenyl-6-hydroxyphenol methylase/3-demethylubiquinol 3-O-methyltransferase UbiG, with protein sequence MADDDAHDRTVDADELARYRALADMWWQPDGKLWPLHVLNRLRTGYIRDHLCERYGRDPAGPAPLAGLRMLDIGCGGGLLSEAMAGLGASVHGVDVSDSNIQVARLHAREQGLAITYETATAEALAGRGARYDVVLNMEVVEHVADLPAFMAAVNRLISPGGHTFVATINRNAVSFVVAILGAEYIFRLLPRGTHQWSRFPTPGEMETLLERDGITTVRRTGVKVNPLTRRMWLSPSESVNYMLLARRQAEGEI encoded by the coding sequence ATGGCAGACGACGACGCGCACGACCGGACAGTGGATGCGGATGAACTGGCGCGCTACCGCGCACTCGCGGACATGTGGTGGCAACCCGACGGCAAGCTGTGGCCCCTCCACGTACTCAACAGGCTGCGAACCGGGTACATCCGTGACCACCTGTGCGAGCGATACGGCCGCGACCCTGCCGGCCCGGCACCACTGGCGGGCCTGCGCATGCTCGACATCGGCTGCGGCGGCGGACTGCTCAGCGAGGCCATGGCCGGGCTCGGGGCCAGCGTTCACGGTGTGGACGTATCCGACAGCAACATCCAGGTGGCGCGCCTGCACGCCCGCGAACAGGGTCTGGCCATCACGTACGAGACTGCCACGGCCGAAGCGCTGGCCGGACGCGGCGCCCGCTACGACGTGGTGCTGAACATGGAGGTCGTGGAGCACGTGGCCGATCTGCCAGCGTTCATGGCTGCCGTGAACCGTCTGATATCACCGGGCGGACACACCTTCGTGGCCACCATCAACCGCAACGCGGTCTCGTTCGTCGTGGCCATACTGGGCGCGGAGTACATCTTCCGGTTGCTGCCAAGGGGCACGCACCAGTGGTCCCGCTTCCCCACGCCGGGGGAAATGGAGACGCTCCTGGAGCGGGACGGCATCACGACGGTTCGGCGCACCGGCGTCAAGGTCAACCCATTGACGCGGCGCATGTGGCTGTCACCCTCTGAGAGCGTCAATTACATGCTGCTGGCCAGGCGCCAGGCAGAGGGGGAGATATGA
- a CDS encoding crotonase/enoyl-CoA hydratase family protein, whose translation MSHDCFQVTIEGGIAHLVLNRPDKRNSMIPAFWTELPAIIRDIDHNARARVIVISSTGPHFTAGLDIKAFESIAGGDDDPMAKRQAGLRFQHTVRAMQDTFSCLEQCRVPVLAAIQGGCIGGGVDLITACDMRYATADAFITIHEINIGMTADVGTFPRIFKLIPEGVARELAYTGRRMPAEEAQAVGLVNRVFPDQDSLLEGVMGIAREIAAKPPLAIHGTKRMANYARDHSVADSLDYIGVWNASMLQHAEIREAMQANAEQRPGEFADLPPVRPPLQDPE comes from the coding sequence ATGAGCCACGACTGCTTCCAGGTGACCATCGAGGGCGGCATCGCCCATCTGGTGCTCAACCGCCCGGACAAGCGCAACAGCATGATCCCGGCGTTCTGGACGGAGCTGCCGGCGATCATCCGCGATATCGACCACAACGCCCGCGCCCGGGTGATCGTGATCTCGTCCACCGGGCCGCACTTCACGGCCGGGCTGGACATCAAGGCGTTCGAGTCCATTGCCGGTGGTGACGATGATCCCATGGCCAAGCGGCAGGCCGGGCTGCGATTCCAGCACACGGTCCGCGCCATGCAGGACACCTTCTCCTGCCTGGAGCAATGCCGGGTCCCGGTGCTGGCGGCCATCCAGGGCGGCTGCATCGGCGGCGGTGTGGACCTGATCACCGCCTGCGACATGCGCTACGCCACGGCGGACGCCTTCATCACCATCCACGAGATCAACATCGGCATGACCGCCGATGTGGGCACGTTCCCGCGCATCTTCAAGCTGATCCCGGAAGGCGTGGCCCGGGAGCTGGCGTACACCGGCCGGCGCATGCCCGCGGAGGAGGCGCAGGCCGTGGGCCTCGTCAACCGCGTCTTCCCGGACCAGGACAGCCTGCTGGAGGGTGTCATGGGCATCGCCCGGGAGATCGCTGCCAAGCCGCCCCTGGCCATTCACGGCACCAAGCGCATGGCCAACTATGCCCGGGATCACTCGGTGGCGGACAGCCTGGACTACATCGGTGTGTGGAACGCCAGCATGCTCCAGCACGCCGAGATCCGCGAGGCCATGCAGGCCAACGCCGAGCAGCGGCCCGGCGAGTTCGCCGACCTGCCGCCGGTGCGGCCGCCGTTGCAGGATCCGGAGTAG
- a CDS encoding acyl-CoA dehydrogenase family protein: MATLVLNEEQQMLKDAARGFLQERAPVTEFRRLRDARDATGFSREVWAAMVEQGFAGTLIPEAHGGFAFGHVGMGQIMEESGRTLALSPLLSSAVLGVSALTLAGSEAQQAELLPALGQGELLLALAVDESGRHDPACIRTRAEHNGSGYTLNGCKTFVLDGHVADRLIVAARTSGDARATDGVTLFLVNPGTAGVEVERTIMVDSRNAAEVRFNDAELPAEAVLGQVDDGLPVLQQLLDIGNAHLAAELLGLTQEVFERTVQYLKERKQFGVAIGSFQALQHRAADLFSEIELLKSTVIAALSALDEGDDDADQLCSLAKARASKVAELATNEGVQLHGGMGMTDEFDVGLFLKRARAAQQTFGDQRYHAQRFARLRGY, from the coding sequence ATGGCGACGCTGGTACTCAATGAAGAACAACAGATGCTCAAGGATGCCGCGCGCGGCTTTCTGCAGGAGCGAGCGCCGGTTACCGAGTTCCGTCGTCTGCGCGATGCGCGTGACGCCACCGGGTTCTCCCGCGAGGTCTGGGCTGCCATGGTCGAACAGGGCTTCGCCGGCACGCTGATCCCGGAGGCGCACGGCGGTTTCGCCTTTGGCCACGTCGGCATGGGACAGATCATGGAGGAGAGCGGGCGGACGCTGGCACTGTCGCCGCTGCTGAGCTCGGCCGTGCTGGGTGTCTCCGCCCTTACCCTGGCCGGGTCCGAGGCGCAACAGGCTGAGCTCCTCCCGGCGCTGGGTCAGGGCGAGCTGCTGCTGGCACTGGCCGTGGACGAATCCGGCCGGCATGACCCCGCGTGCATCCGCACCCGCGCCGAGCATAATGGCAGCGGTTACACCCTGAACGGCTGCAAGACGTTCGTGCTCGATGGCCACGTGGCGGACCGGTTGATCGTCGCCGCGCGCACGTCCGGGGATGCCCGTGCCACCGATGGCGTGACCCTCTTCCTCGTGAACCCGGGCACGGCGGGTGTCGAGGTGGAGCGGACCATCATGGTGGATTCCCGCAATGCTGCGGAGGTTCGCTTCAACGACGCGGAACTCCCCGCTGAGGCGGTGCTCGGGCAGGTCGACGACGGGCTGCCCGTGCTCCAGCAGCTGCTGGATATCGGTAACGCGCACCTGGCCGCGGAGCTGCTTGGTCTCACCCAGGAGGTGTTCGAGCGCACCGTGCAGTATCTCAAGGAGCGCAAGCAGTTCGGCGTCGCCATCGGCTCCTTCCAGGCGCTGCAGCACCGGGCGGCGGACCTGTTCAGCGAGATCGAGCTGTTGAAGTCCACGGTGATCGCGGCGCTGTCGGCACTGGACGAAGGCGACGACGATGCGGATCAGCTCTGCAGCCTCGCCAAGGCCCGGGCCTCGAAAGTGGCCGAGCTGGCCACCAACGAGGGCGTGCAGCTGCACGGCGGCATGGGCATGACCGACGAGTTCGACGTGGGTCTGTTTCTCAAGCGTGCCCGCGCCGCCCAGCAGACCTTCGGCGATCAGCGCTATCACGCACAGCGTTTCGCCCGCCTGCGCGGGTACTGA
- a CDS encoding SDR family oxidoreductase encodes MSDEPRPVALVTGGAQGIGLGVSQKLLSSGWRVSVIDVDGEALAALDEDSRDDGRLFTVQADVADEAAVESAVDATLVHFGQLDGLVNNAGVADPLSGPVEALALSDWQRWLDVNLTGTFLLSKHCTPHLAARRGAIVNIASTRALQSEPDSEAYAASKGGVLALTHALAVSLSGRVRVNAISPGWIAVEDYRKPSLRTPPALTPGDHAQHPAGRVGRPDDVADLCAFLLSDAAGFITGENMVVDGGMTRRMQYAD; translated from the coding sequence ATGAGTGACGAGCCACGGCCCGTCGCCCTGGTAACGGGCGGTGCGCAGGGCATCGGCCTTGGCGTGTCGCAAAAGCTGCTGTCGTCGGGGTGGCGCGTCTCGGTCATCGATGTGGACGGCGAAGCACTGGCGGCGCTGGACGAGGACAGCCGGGATGACGGGCGGCTGTTCACGGTGCAGGCGGACGTCGCCGACGAGGCGGCCGTGGAGAGCGCCGTGGATGCCACGCTGGTGCACTTCGGCCAGCTCGACGGCCTGGTGAACAATGCCGGCGTTGCCGATCCGCTGAGCGGGCCGGTGGAGGCGCTGGCCCTGTCAGACTGGCAGCGCTGGCTGGACGTCAACCTGACCGGCACCTTCCTGCTCAGCAAGCACTGCACGCCGCATCTGGCAGCGCGCCGGGGTGCCATCGTGAACATCGCCTCCACCCGGGCGTTGCAGTCGGAGCCCGACAGCGAGGCCTATGCGGCGAGCAAGGGCGGCGTGCTGGCGCTCACCCACGCGCTGGCGGTGAGTCTCTCCGGACGGGTTCGTGTCAACGCCATCAGCCCGGGCTGGATCGCGGTGGAGGACTACCGCAAGCCAAGCCTGCGCACGCCCCCCGCGCTGACTCCCGGAGACCATGCCCAGCACCCCGCGGGCCGGGTCGGCCGACCGGACGACGTCGCGGATCTCTGCGCCTTTCTGCTCTCGGACGCCGCCGGTTTCATCACCGGCGAGAACATGGTGGTCGATGGCGGCATGACCCGCCGCATGCAGTACGCCGACTAA